The window GGGGTGTCGTCGGTGGGCGAGACGAACAGCAGATCGCAATGCGCCGTCATCGGCTGGTCGTTGATGTCGCCTTTGGCGCCGACGAAGCCGACGGTGACGAGGCCGAGTTCGCGCGCCATCTTCAGCGCGGCCACGATGTTGGGCGATTTGCCTGACGTGGAGAAGCCCCAGAAGATATCGCCGCGCCGTCCCAATCCTTGCACCTGGCGCGCGAACACCTGCTCGTAGCCGTAGTCGTTGGAAATCGCGGTCAGTGCCGAGGTGTCGGTGGTCAAGGCGATCGCCGCCCAGCCGGGCCGGTCGATCTTGTAGCGGCCGACGATTTCGGCGGCGAGGTGCTGGGCGTCGGCGGCGCTGCCGCCGTTGCCCGCGAGCAGCAGCTTGCCGCCGCCCTGCAGCGCCCTGATGGTCGCCCAGGCGATGTCATGCGCGGTCTGCAGCAGGGGATCGCTGCACGCGGCTTCGGTCATGGCCGTGAGCGAACTCTGGAAATGGGCGGCGATCCGGTATTGGCTCACGGCGTCCTCCGTCACATCGTCACTGGTACTGACCGGGCAGCACCGGTGCAAGCGGCGCGGGATGGGGTGCAAGGGTGGCGCCGGTTTTCGCCAGAATGTCCCGCACGATCGTCGTCACCGATCCGGAGCCGATATCGGTCATGCAGCGGTGGTTGTTCGCCGTGCACACCGGTTTGTGGCAGGGCTGGCAGGGCAGTTTGGTGTCGCTCTGGACGGTGGCGGCAAGGCCGTTGAGCGGCGCCCAGTGGTAGGGGCTGGTGGGCCCGAAAATGCCGACCGTGGGGGTGCCGATCGCCGCCGCAGTGTGCACCAGACCTGAGTCATTGGAGACGGCGAGATCGGCGGCGGCCAGCGCCAGGATGCCGTTGCGCAGGTCGGTGCCGGTGAGGTCGCGCACCCGGGGGCCGCCGGCTTTGACGATGTCCGCCGCCAACGGCTTCTCGCCGGGGCCGCCGACCACCCAGACGTCGATGCCGCGCTCAGTCAGTTGCCGGGCGAGTTCGGGATA is drawn from Bradyrhizobium prioriisuperbiae and contains these coding sequences:
- a CDS encoding D-sedoheptulose 7-phosphate isomerase; protein product: MSQYRIAAHFQSSLTAMTEAACSDPLLQTAHDIAWATIRALQGGGKLLLAGNGGSAADAQHLAAEIVGRYKIDRPGWAAIALTTDTSALTAISNDYGYEQVFARQVQGLGRRGDIFWGFSTSGKSPNIVAALKMARELGLVTVGFVGAKGDINDQPMTAHCDLLFVSPTDDTPVIQQLHMVAGHAICDEIEHALTTAPKA